The Symphalangus syndactylus isolate Jambi chromosome 6, NHGRI_mSymSyn1-v2.1_pri, whole genome shotgun sequence genome contains the following window.
CCTTCTAATGTCAACTGTTTCCATTCATGCCTTCAGGAACCATGGTTTAAATTCATTGTCCTTAATCTGTCGATTTCATAGATTGATTCCCAACTGTGTGTCCACATATGGTTTAAGCTTCGCTTAGACTAGAATCCAACTATTCACAGTAGACAGTCAATTAATAATCCTAATTATATCTAATCTACCCTGTTTTTTTGTACTTTCCCCcgtcttgagacagagtctcgctgtgtcaccgaggctggagtgcagtggcacgatctcggctcactgcaacttccacctcctgggttcaagcaattctcctgcctcagcctccccagtagctgggattacaggtgcctgccaccatgcctggctaatttttgtatttttagtaaaatggggtttcaccatgttggccaggctggtctcaaactcctaaccacgtgatccgcccacctcggcttcccaaagtgctgggattacaggcgtgagccactgcgcccagccctttttgTTTCTTGAAACATTTTCCAAACATATTGTCACTATATACATATGAGTCACACTGAGCAAAGGTGCTTATCCCAGTGAGTATCAAGGAAGATCAAGTAACTTTATAAAGTTACGCATCAGGTAATGCTCAGATGCATAAGTAAACACCACCCCCTTTCCCTGGTTCCTATCAGTGAAGATGAGTGACTGAAAATTTCAGATAAGatttatgaatattaaataagaacagaaagaataggaAGTATTAAATCAATCTTAATAACGTATAGTTTTcattaattcaaaatatatattaagtgtCACCATATGGTCTAAACTACATTACACACTTGGGTTACGATGAAGTGGGATAAAAGGGTTCCTGTTCATATGGAGTATATATTAAGCACAAGTCAGAAAAGCCCTCTGAACAGAAGCGAGGCTGAGGTTGAGATCTAAAGCTTATatgaaatttcttatttttctaactcACTGAATGCACCATTTTCTCAAACTCTGcacatgctatttatttttaatatttttttctgattccaaCCCCTTAAATATGTATACcttatgttataaaatatataaataaatacacaaataaagacaaaagaaaataaatgttctgtGTTCATCACTGAACACCAGAGTGACACTAATGGAGTAAGAGCAGTCCGGACAGATTTCTCAAAAAAGGTATTAAAAAATGACATACAACAGaaaactactcagcaataaaaaggaataaactaccaATACATGCAATaacatgggtgaatctcaaaagcattttattaagaagctagacacaaaagactGCATAATGCAAGGTTTCATTTGCATGCCACTCTGGAAAAATAATCATTATAGGGAAGGAGAGCCAATCAATGCTTGCCAGTCAATGCTTGCCCTCTGTTGGGTGATAATAGAGTGGTTGACCACAAATGGGCAGCataaagaaatttggggaagtgATAAAATTGTTCTGTATCTTTGTTTCAGTGGTGGTAACacaatgcatttgtcaaaacttgtaAAACGATATACCAAAGTGAGTAAATTTTATTATacataaatgtttgaaaatttattatatacaattttaaagtataaaattttatgttttatcaagctaaaataaattattgctcTCATCGAAACCATTATGCAGTTTCATTTCACAACCCATTGTATTTGTACTGTTCGATACAGCAGCTACTAGTTACATATGACTacttaaatttacatttaaatcaattaaaattaagtacatttaaaattcagttcctcagcttGCACTAGCAAAATTTCAAGCAATTAATAACCATGTACGGCTACTAGTTACTAAacagcagagaaatagaaaatatccaCTTCTGTGGGGATTTCTATTGGATAGTGCTGTATTTGATACTCTTCTCTAACTTGATTGCATTTACATGGAAATAGTAGATGCCATTAAGCACTAACCCTAGCCCCACAAAAGGCCTGGATAATCCGCCATCGGATCTGCTTGGTCCTAACACTGTACACAATGGGATTGAGCACAGGAGGGAGAAGCAGGTAGATATTGGCCATGAACGTGTGTATTAGTGGTGACAAATGCTTTCCATAGCGATGAATTAGGGTCATACCAATGAGAGGCACATAGAAAAGCAGCACTGCACAGATATGAGAGAGACAGGTGTTGAGAGCCTTGAGCCTCTCTTCCTGGGAAGCAATGCTCAATACTGCCTGGAGGATTAGAATGTAAGAGGCCAAAAGTATCAAGGCATCTAGTACAATGATGAAGATCACAGCCAGCAGGCCATAGATGCTATTGACACTGGTGTCAGCACAGGCAAGCCTCATGGCATCCTGATGGAGGCAGTACGCATGGGAGAGGACATTGGAGTGACAGAAAGGTAACCTTTTGATGAGAAAAGGCACAGGAAGCACAGCCCCCACACTCCGTAGCAGGATGGCTGCTGCAGTCTTGCTGATGACACTGTGAGTGAGAATTGTAGCATAGTGCAAAGGAAAGCGGATGGCCACAAAGCGATCAAAGGCCATGGCCACCAGAACACCTGATTCCACTCCTCCAAATGTGTGGATGAAGAACATCTGGATAAGGCAGCCATTAAAAGTTATTGAACGCCAGTTGAACCAGTGAACACTGACAATTGTAGGCATGGAAGACAGTGAAAGGCTGAGGTCAGTGGCAGCTAACATGGCTAGAAAATAATACATGGGCTCATGGAGACTTTGCTCAACTTTGATGACAACAAGGATGGTGACATTTCCCAAGATCGTGGTGCTGTAAAGAAGACAGAGGGGCAAGGCCATCCATAAGTCTTTCTCTGGCATTCCTGGAATCCCAGTCAGGGTGAAGAAGCTCTGGTGGTTCTCAGTAGTTTGGTTGAGTGGTGACATAGTGGAATAGAGGTTTgactaggaaaaaaagagaagagctcATTAAGTCAAACAGACTTCAACTGGAATCAGTAACAATAAGTATTGAGATGGTAGCTGTAAGAGGAAGTAAGTTAAGTATTATTCTTGCACATCCATGTTCCATTTGATACAGAAACCAATAGCCCCTGCTTCATGAAGCAAGAATGCTGCTACTaaccataaaattttaaaatatctaggagaaagagaaacaaaaaacctccAGTTAACATCTGCACCTAGTAGGGACATACGCAATTCAGAAATATCAAGAAGTTACCTGTCTTGCAGACTGCAATACTAGGGAAGAATTTGGCATTGTGTATTTGCATGTATAATAAACACTAACACCAATAACCATGAAGAATATAACCACAGTCCTAATATAAGGGCTGTTCATAAACACAGATGTGCAGATATAAACGTGcagatgtatgtgtgtgcatcttGGTTGTGATcttaaattgttttgattttcatatgATCATTTCCCTCTTTGGTATTCAATTTATCAATCACTTCCCTCTTTGGCACTCGTGTGATGTAGGATGGAGGAGGAAAGACACACTTTAAGTAATTTAAAGTTCTGACCTTCTGTATTCCTAAGAGTCTGTGAGTACTAAAGGGATCTGAGCTTCCAGCAAGTGAGGGAGGAAGAAGTCACCTTGGCTcccaaggaattttaaaaagacctACTGTGGTAGGAAGAATAATACCCTTAAAGATGTCCTCATCTGAATCTTTGAAAACTATCAACATGCTACTTTGCATGTCAAAAGGGAATTTTCATatgtagttaaaattaagaaCCTTGAGATGTAGAGTTTATCCTGCATTGTCCAGGTAGGCCAGATCAAATCACAGGAGTACTTAGAAATGAATAACATTTGTCAACTGCAGAGAACCAGAAAGATGGCAGCATGAGCAGGACTGGACATGAATTATTGACATTCAAGATGAAGGAAGGGAACCAGGAGACAAGGAATATTAGTGGCCTTTAGAAGATGGAAAAGGTAAGTGAACAGAATTTTCCCCTAAGTCTCCAGAAAATATTGCAGAAAAGAATGCCTTAAATCTtggttttagcccagtgagacccattttggacttctgatctaaagaactattaaaataaatatgttttaagccactaacttcttatggcagcaatagaaaacagatACCCAGGAGCCACAGAAGAGTTGCTTTAGTCCCTTTCCAGAAATATCCAGTGTCTTCCCATTGTCATTCTCATTTTTTCAGGCCTTTTTCTTCAGTGTGTTCTTCCATGCAATTAGATTTCTCTGTCCTAAGGTGCATCTAGAAAGGAATTTTGAGATTTACTTTTCTCTTCATTAGGGAGCAGAATGATCTCCAGTACTTCCAAAGAGTTTTACAACTAATATATGGCTCAGCCAGATTAAATCCATCCATGGAGAATCTCCCAAAAGACAGGTTCAATCATTGTTCAGGTTACTGAAGTCAGTGCCCTGGGTGTTAAAACTTATCttgactttttttcctgtttctccataGAGAAGACCCATTCTTTTCCTTCCACGCTCCTATGTGGCTGTTCTAATAAATGTCATCTTGAGTTAGCAGCAACTACATTTCTCACTGTAACTCCAAGTAAGGCCTAGTTAAATCTATGGGGAATCACAGACATTAATGTCTACTACTTGCAGTGAAAAAGATCAAGATTAAAATCTTGGTGCCACACAATCAGTTCTCTTCCATTTCAATTTTTTGGTGTCATCTTAAGAACATATATCCAAATGTGCAGCTGAGCTAATCACCTTTTCAGGCCAGTCTAGCCACAGCTGACAGAAGGTTCAGGACTAAAAGAAAGTAGTGCTATAGTGGCTCTGAACTTTGTATTTATCATAACCCTTCTGAGAATCTCAGAAAGGGTCTCCCAGTtaagaatgcacacacacacacacacacacacacacacacacacaccccaacacaccacacacacatatacaagcgAAGTTCTCCATAAAAATTAAGTGAATACAGATATTTTTGAAAACCATCTATGGACCCAGGTTAAGAACTCTTTCTTTaagaaattcttttaaataaatgaaataggagCCTTGGTCATAGAAAGGAGCAAAGACACTAGACAAAATCTAGAGCTACACACAAAAGACAGAGAGCTCTGGATACTTGGGaatgaacaagacagaaaaaaagtcaCTCCAAATTTCTCAGTCAGTAGTTTAGTGCagtactgtccaatatggtagcccccagacatatgcatttatttaaatttaaatttattaaattaaattacaatTTCACCTTACTTGTACTAGTCATATTTTAAATGGTCAATAGCCACACGTGACTAGTGCTACTGAACTGGATAAAATTGTTGTAGAATAGTTTCATCACTgcagaaaattttatttgaaacttCAACAATTGGAGCTGCAGACTGCAGACTTAAAGGATACCAACATCCTCATTGACTCTTGAAAAATAATGGGTCTGATTGGATTGAGGGTCTTTCACTTACATAATAAGTGTCTCTCTTTAcctatatctctgtttctctttaCCTATATCTCTCTGTCTTTGACTCTGTTtaagaaatttgaaaagaaaaatcgcTTTAAAAATAAAGGCTCTGGGGTTTGAATCTTAGCTctatgaccttgaacaagttacttaataaTCACTGTGCTTAATTCCtcacttttttaaagtaaaaacaaaaataatagtacTTACCATAGGGTTGTTAAGAGTATGCATTTGGAATATCGATAGAGCACTTAGATAAGCACCAGGCAAATAATAAAGACTCAATAAAATTCAGATATAATAAATGCCCATGTATTATCTAAAAACTCGGTAATGTTTGCTTGACTATAAAAATTATCTCTCAAAAGATTTGTCATGAAATCTATTTATGTAATTCTAAAGTTATGCACCTATTTTTGtatatactatttatatattttgatcaAATTCTGTATTACCTAAATCTTTCTATCCCTCAGGCAGTTTATTCCAACATTTAATACCAATGGCTTGCAGGCAGTGGCTGTAGCAGGGTTCAAGACAGTGGATTCGGTGGATCTGTCTCAATGACTTTGCATTTTATCATTAATGCTCACTGTAAAGGATTTAGTGAAAGCAAGTCTCAGATAAACCAAAGATGAAAAGACGATATGCTAGTAGAATTCACATGTAGTAAAAATCAGTAAGCAAaagtaaagaataagaaaattgaTTATGAGGGATGAGCAGCCTCAAAAGAAAACACTACACTGGCAATCTAAGCACCTTAATCCAAGAGACCAGCACAGACCTTCCAGAATTTGGGACAAGGATAGTAAACAAGGCCCCTGATTCCTTAAGATCTCATGAACCAAGGAAAAGTTGATcatgtttaattaattttttgattaaTGACTTCAAATTTGTTGAGTTTCTAAGTGCCAGGTGTGTCATGAGTAATCAGAGGACAAAaagaagcatttttatttttccttccaagACCCTTTAGCAAAGACCACATGGAAAGCAAGATGAGACACATGAGTGTACCGTATAGCTGGGGTTGAATGAAGGCATGCTTTACAGGTGGGTCCATATGTCCAGCTTGTCTCATCAACTGGCTAGCTTAATTCTGTCTCTCTAAATAATAGTGGTAGACCATGGTGAGAGTTGAGCCTAAACTTTCCTCACAGCAATAGTACAGGAGCTTCTGTAGCTTCAGAAGTATATGCAGGGGTCAAGGTGGAGAAGGAGTGGGCATTGAGAGTCCTTCCCCTCTATGTAGTACTGAACTTCACTTCCATACTCTTCCACCCAGGCAGGAAGATGGAAAGGCTGCTCTCTGAGGAACAGGCATGAGCATACTATACTCTTAAAGAATCTGAGCTGCTGAGTAAAAGCTGGCCCTTTGGACTTGCTTCTTGTGGGACCCATAGACTAGTCTCACCAGGATAAGAAACTATCTGCTAGTGACCTTGAGCTGGGACTCAGAAGAAGGGGCTCAGGGGTGAGTGGGAGAGGGGGACAATGATCTATATGGTTCTTGTTTTACTGACTAGTTTTTGGTAGAATCACATACTCCCCTCGCCCCTTAATTCCCACATCTACAGTTAGAAGTGTTAGTTCTATTTTaatgaaaaggagaaggaaatgaaagtAATGCTTGCTGAGCATTGTGATCATTCTAGCCTCTTTATtagtatttaaaaaacacaagcaATGTAAAAACCACAAGCAATATCCTTTCGTGTTATCCTAGATAGACAATAAAAGGAATAATGggcagacattttaaaaatattttagtcctttaataataaacaatctaatatttattgagtgcttgttCATGTTCCAGGCTCTGTTCTTAGCCATTTACATGTCCTATCCcatttaaagatacaaaaaccTTAGTGGAAAAGCACTATTATTACTGCTATTGCATGCACTAGAAAAACAAGGGTCAGAGAAGTTGATTAACTTGTACCAGATCCCAAAACTAAAGCTTAAATATAGATTCTCTGATCATTGTGCTTTGAAGTTCTGTTTGGTTCTAAAGGAGAAGATCAACATTTAGTCACAGGGCAATTTCTGCCATTAAATTCAAATCGCAGATAAAAGAGTGAACTGGGCTCAACACGTAATCTCCTTCACCTCTACCACTCATTGCTGACCTTTACATTTTTCTATGAACTGTCCATACTGCAGTCTCTGCCGTTCTGTGACAAGATCCTCAAAGAAAGCATTTCTCAGGCCTCAGATTTTTCCCCAACTCACCCAAAGCATGGTCTAGGAGACAAGAGTCTTTTCTGATGCGTCAACCACAGCAGCACGGAGATTTAAAACCAACAGCACCCTTGCCCAGAATTTCCCCTGGAGTGATTCTATGGAGACATGAGCATGTGACTTCCTGGAGATGCCCCAAGGACCAAAGGCTACGCAGACCCAGGCTTCTGAGCATGCTACTTTGACTTATTCCCAGAGGGCCTGGTTTTGCCTAATATAGATCTGTGGTAGCAACCCATCCAAATGCAGAATTATTCTCAGTCCTATATGAATGTGCATCACTAACTATATTGAAATACAATTAAACCCTAGTgcttaattttaataattctctgtctaaaaagaaaaagctgaaagaaaaattTACCCTTGTTTCACACGCCGTTGTGTTATTgtcccattctctttttttttctacaatcCCTGTCGATACTTCCCATTCTCTCCTCAATTCACTTCAGTGAATGTTCTTTTTCACACCACTGAAACAGTATGTGCAGATGTCACCAATAATCTGCTTATTGCTAAACTTAGCAAAAATTTGTCGTCTTACTCTCCTGTTTGTTCTTCAGGATTCAGAATATTGCTGCAAtgttgaattattttcctttgttggTTTCTCTGAAATCATGTTTGCTTGATGTTTCCTCCTACTTTAATTTATACTCTTTATTATTCTTTGATTATATGTCTTCTTCTTAGAGCACTAAATGTCAGTGTATCTTTTATTTGATCTTTTTTCCTCTACTTTAACTCCACTCTCTCACTTACCCATATCATCGAATACCACTGCTTTAAATATCATCTACATACTGATTAACTACAAGTGTATATCTTCAGGCTACAATACTGCCTGGATCTCCAGATCAGCTTCCTACTTGATAACTCCACTGTAATACAAATAGGAAACTGAAATTTAACATGGCAAATACagtataatgaaaacaaaaataaaacgtTTTCTTTTCATCTGCTTAAGGTTAATTTCAGTAAATCACTAACCACACCACAATTCACCCAGTTACCCAAACTAAAATTCAGGTCTTTTCTCCCTCTATTCTTCATATCTAATCCATCACCATGGTACTATTCAGTGATTCAGTGTgccattttgatttttctattaaCACATTATTAGctatattttcagttatttttcttaGTAATTATTCTAAGAATTATAAAATCCATCTTCACCTTATCACTCTCTACTTCACATTAATATTGTCTTAATCACAGTAAAATATTTCAACTTTTCCACACTGTAGccccattttcttttatcttttatgaaattattttaatacatattctATCCACATGATATAGACCATAtaattgtcattatttatttaaacaacttattttaaaaacctattttaaagataatacaTTATTTACATAAGCAGTCTTTTCTATTACTCAATATCTATCATTTtcagtgttctttatttttttttattatcatactttaagttccagggtacaagtgcacaacgagcaggtttgttacatatgtatccatgtgccatgttggtgtgctgcacccattgactcgtcatttacattaggtatatctcctaatgctgtccctcccccatccccccaccccacaacaggccccgatgtgtgatgttccccaacctgtgtccaagtgttctcattgttcagttcccacctatgagtgagaacatgcggtgtttggttttctgtccttgtgatagtttgctcacaatgatggtttccagcttcatccatgtccctacaaaggacatgaactcatcgttttttatggctgcatagtattccatggtgtatatgtgccacattttcttaatctagtctatcattgttggacatttgggttggttccaagtctttgctattgtgaatagtgccgcaataaacatacgtgtgcatgtgtctttatagcagcatgatttataatcccttgggtatatacccagtaataggatggctgggtcaaatggtatttctagttctagatccctgaggaatcgccacactgtcttccacagtggttgaactagtttacgtcccaccaacagtgtaaaagtgttcctgtttctccacatcctctccagcgcctgttgtttcctgactttttaatgatggccattctaactggtgtgagatggcatctcactgtggttttgatttgcatttctctgatggccagtgatgatgagcatttttccatgtgtctgttggctgcataaacgtcttcttttgagaagtgtctgttcatatctttttcccactttttgatggggttgtttgattttttcctgtaaatttgtttaagttctttgtagattctggatattagccctttgtcagatgggtagattgtaaaaattttctcccattctgtaggttgcctgttcactctgatggtagtttcttttgctgtgcagaagctctttcatttaattaggtcccatttgtcaattttggcttttgttgccattgcttttggtgttttagacatgaagtccttgcccatgcctatatcctgaatggtattgcccaggttttcttctaggatttttatggttttaggtctaacatttaagtctttaatccatcttgaattaatttttgtataaggtgtaaggaggggacccagtttcagctttctacatatggctagccagttttcccagcaccatttattaaataaggaatccttttcccatttcttgtttttgtcaggtttgtcaaagatcagatggttgtagatgtgtggtattatttctgagggctctgttctgttccattggtctagatctctgttttggtaccagcaccatgctcttttggttactgtagccttgtagtatagtttgaagtcaggtagcgtgatgcctccagctttgttcttttggcttaggattatcttggcaatgtgggctcttttttggttccatatgaacttgaaagtagttttttccaattctgtgaagaaagtcattggtagcttgatggggatgccattgaatctataaattaccttgggcaatatggccattttcatgatattgattcttcccatccatgagcatggaatgttcttccatttgtttgtatcctcttttatttcattgagcagtggtttgtagttctcttgaagaggtctttcacatcacttgtaagttggattcctaggtattttattctctttgaagcaattgtgaatgggagttcactcatgatttggctctctgtttgtctgttattggtgtataggaatgcttgtgatttttgcacattgattttgtatcctgagactttgctagagttgcttatcagcttaaggagattttgagctgagacaatgaggttttctagatatacaatcatgtcatctgcaaacagggacaatttgacttccacttttcctaactgaataccctccAGCACACCtgagtgtgtgttgttcccccatgtgtccatgtgttctcatcattcagctcccacttataggtaagaacaagtggaattttttttttctgtttctgggatagtttgctgaggataatgtcctccagctccatcctttttatggctcctttttatggctccatagtattacatggtatatctatatcacattttctttatccagtctatcagtaATAGGTATTTAGGTTgacttcatgtctttgctattgtgactagtgctgcaattaacacacacatgcatgtgccttTACAATAgaacaatttttattcttttaggtatatacccagtaatgggatttctcagtcaaatggtatttctgcctctaggtctttgaggaaatgCTATAacttcttccacaatggttgaactaatttatactcctaccaagagtgtaaaagtgttcctttttcttcacaacctcgccagcatctgttgttttttgactttttagtaatagccattctgactagtgtaagACAGCATCTCAGccgcacatggtggctcacacctgtaatcccagcactttgggaggtcaaggtgggcagatcatgaggtcaggagttcgagaccagcttggccaacatggtgaaacacgatctctactaaaaatacaaaaattagccaggcgtgacggtgcatgcctgtaatcc
Protein-coding sequences here:
- the LOC129484541 gene encoding olfactory receptor 51H1-like, which encodes MSPLNQTTENHQSFFTLTGIPGMPEKDLWMALPLCLLYSTTILGNVTILVVIKVEQSLHEPMYYFLAMLAATDLSLSLSSMPTIVSVHWFNWRSITFNGCLIQMFFIHTFGGVESGVLVAMAFDRFVAIRFPLHYATILTHSVISKTAAAILLRSVGAVLPVPFLIKRLPFCHSNVLSHAYCLHQDAMRLACADTSVNSIYGLLAVIFIIVLDALILLASYILILQAVLSIASQEERLKALNTCLSHICAVLLFYVPLIGMTLIHRYGKHLSPLIHTFMANIYLLLPPVLNPIVYSVRTKQIRWRIIQAFCGARVSA